From the Gordonia bronchialis DSM 43247 genome, one window contains:
- a CDS encoding TetR/AcrR family transcriptional regulator: MTPTRRRGAELEHALHAAILAEIDESGIAGLTYEGVAERAGTSKPVLYRRWPTKPKMLLAAITAVFADRTQVLDDLPDAGSLTADLAAPLTTLRTLFTRAERRMMMVVLAELDPEAAEPLREMLFTRMGDITTPIVERARARGELGDVPLGPEVLSLPFDLARHDIFMRGVLTDDRVRMITEQITAPLWVTLSGRA; this comes from the coding sequence GTGACGCCGACACGTCGCCGCGGGGCCGAACTCGAGCACGCGCTGCACGCCGCGATCCTCGCCGAAATCGACGAGAGCGGGATCGCGGGCCTGACCTACGAGGGCGTCGCCGAGCGGGCCGGCACCAGCAAGCCGGTGCTCTACCGGCGGTGGCCGACCAAACCGAAGATGCTGCTCGCCGCGATCACGGCCGTCTTCGCCGACCGGACCCAAGTGCTCGACGACCTCCCCGACGCGGGCAGCCTCACCGCCGACCTCGCCGCCCCACTCACCACGCTTCGCACGTTGTTCACCCGCGCCGAGCGACGCATGATGATGGTGGTGCTCGCCGAACTCGATCCCGAGGCCGCCGAGCCGCTGCGGGAGATGCTGTTCACCCGGATGGGTGACATCACCACCCCGATCGTCGAACGTGCCCGCGCCCGTGGCGAACTCGGCGACGTGCCCCTCGGCCCAGAGGTCCTGAGCCTGCCGTTCGATCTCGCGCGTCACGACATCTTCATGCGTGGCGTCCTGACCGACGATCGCGTGAGGATGATCACCGAGCAGATCACCGCGCCGCTGTGGGTCACCCTCAGCGGCCGTGCCTGA